One genomic segment of Manis pentadactyla isolate mManPen7 chromosome 1, mManPen7.hap1, whole genome shotgun sequence includes these proteins:
- the LOC118909634 gene encoding uncharacterized protein LOC118909634 — protein MGLRPRAEARSRSESGDSRPHPSSWAGETPTPHALRHGNGPAGSATSGDRLRSRAPPAPARPASSPSGPLNNVQHQRMRPWSPGLNCPLCLRRHLPRTGDVGDPAGSPKLGGGTRQQSTRP, from the exons ATGGGCCTCCGCCCCCGCGCCGAGGCCAGGAGTCGCTCAGAGAGCGGGGACTCTCGCCCGCACCCAAGCAGCTGGGCCGGAGAGACGCCCACTCCACACGCCCTGCGCCACGGGAACGGACCCGCGGGAAGCGCCACCTCTGGGGACAGGCTGCGGTCTAGGGCCCCGCCCGCCCCCGCCcgccctgcctcctcccccagcGGACCTCT GAACAATGTCCAGCACCAACGAATGCGCCCCTGGAGCCCCGGCCTCAACTGTCCCCTCTGCCTCCGGAGGCACCTACCGCGCACAGGGGACGTCGGGGACCCGGCGGGCTCCCCCAAGCTCGGAGGAGGAACCAGACAGCAGAGCACCCGGCCctga